The Salvia miltiorrhiza cultivar Shanhuang (shh) chromosome 1, IMPLAD_Smil_shh, whole genome shotgun sequence genome has a window encoding:
- the LOC131005883 gene encoding exocyst complex component EXO70H1-like codes for MAIHEIATQISPHKAMAALLTLSKIPDRSNINHSITRPQHTFSDSIMEETVANARLLMAKWNPTTATTTGKFTSIFHEDRGEAEEFIARVEELRRAMHFLIAQRSYSAQLAAANNLMKAAMLRLEKEFYYILSANRDCLSPESVSDGSSRRSRRSLSFSNSEEEENEDGEAAMADLKMIAESMISSGYSKECGKIYRVTRKSIVDEEIYRLGIRSYDQSRIMRLDHKSLQRDVEKWIQAAKIAVKSIFRGEKLLCDRVFAVSETMNQTCIAHTTTEAAMNLLRFPELVAKSKRSPEKIFLLMNLFETVSDLWPEIESIFAYESLSPIKSQALASIQKLSESAQATLADFVSSIQKNHPSKAPLPAGGIHPLTYKVMDYVVLLAESAGTLSEILAEDGVADGGRSPFPESYFDSASPSPNAGVASRLAWIILVLLCKLDSKAEIYKDVGLSYLFLANNLQFVVDRVGATALRFLLGEDWLSNLQKKVKLYAANYESVAWAKVMAALPAAPEAESSPAAIKEHFRRFTAAFQAACRKQSAWTVPDPKLRDEIKVSIARKVVPAYRRFYESCYAAILSEERNLEVLVRFSPDNLGNYLSDLFHTTVEISEESSPPASPLPSSQNKLARCF; via the coding sequence ATGGCGATCCATGAAATCGCAACTCAAATTTCACCCCACAAAGCAATGGCCGCTCTCCTCACCCTCTCCAAAATCCCCGACCGCTCAAACATTAACCACTCTATCACTAGACCTCAGCACACTTTCTCCGACTCGATCATGGAGGAGACCGTCGCAAACGCGAGGCTCCTCATGGCCAAATGGAACcccaccaccgccaccaccaccggcaAATTCACCTCCATCTTCCACGAAGACCGAGGCGAAGCCGAGGAGTTCATCGCGCGGGTGGAGGAGCTGCGCAGGGCGATGCATTTCCTCATCGCCCAGCGCTCCTACTCCGCTCAGCTCGCGGCGGCCAACAATCTCATGAAAGCCGCCATGCTGCGCCTCGAGAAGGAGTTCTACTACATTCTCTCGGCAAATAGGGATTGCTTGAGCCCTGAATCGGTCTCCGACGGCTCCTCCCGCCGCTCGCGGCGGTCGCTGTCGTTCAGCAActcggaggaggaggagaatgAGGATGGGGAAGCTGCTATGGCGGATTTGAAGATGATCGCTGAGAGCATGATCAGCTCTGGATATAGCAAAGAGTGTGGGAAGATCTACAGAGTCACGCGGAAATCGATCGTTGATGAGGAGATTTATCGCCTCGGTATCAGAAGCTACGATCAATCTCGGATTATGCGATTGGATCATAAATCTCTGCAGCGCGATGTGGAGAAGTGGATTCAGGCGGCGAAGATCGCGGTTAAATCGATCTTCCGCGGCGAGAAATTGCTGTGTGATCGTGTTTTTGCTGTCTCGGAGACGATGAATCAAACGTGTATCGCGCATACGACGACGGAGGCGGCGATGAATCTGCTCCGATTCCCCGAGCTCGTCGCGAAGAGCAAGCGATCGCCGGAGAAGATTTTCCTCCTCATGAATCTGTTCGAGACCGTCTCCGATCTCTGGCCGGAAATCGAGTCGATTTTCGCGTACGAATCGCTCTCGCCGATCAAATCGCAGGCGCTCGCCTCAATCCAGAAGCTCAGCGAGTCGGCTCAAGCGACTCTCGCCGATTTCGTCTCGTCGATTCAGAAAAATCACCCGTCCAAAGCGCCTCTCCCCGCCGGCGGGATCCATCCGCTGACCTACAAAGTGATGGACTACGTCGTTTTGCTAGCGGAGAGCGCCGGAACGCTCTCGGAAATTCTGGCCGAGGACGGCGTCGCCGACGGTGGTCGCTCGCCTTTTCCTGAATCCTATTTCGACAGCGCGAGCCCTAGCCCCAATGCCGGAGTAGCGAGCCGACTCGCCTGGATCATCCTCGTCCTCCTCTGCAAACTCGACAGCAAAGCCGAGATCTACAAAGACGTAGGATTATCCTACCTCTTCCTCGCCAACAACCTCCAATTCGTCGTCGACAGAGTCGGCGCCACCGCCCTGCGATTCCTCCTCGGCGAGGACTGGCTGTCGAATCTGCAGAAGAAGGTGAAGCTCTACGCCGCGAACTACGAGTCGGTCGCCTGGGCGAAGGTGATGGCGGCTCTGCCGGCGGCGCCGGAGGCGGAGTCCTCCCCCGCCGCGATCAAGGAGCATTTCAGGAGATTCACCGCCGCCTTCCAGGCGGCGTGCAGGAAGCAGAGCGCGTGGACCGTGCCGGATCCGAAGCTGCGCGACGAGATCAAGGTGTCGATCGCGCGGAAGGTGGTGCCGGCGTACCGGCGGTTCTACGAGAGCTGCTACGCTGCGATTCTGAGCGAGGAACGGAATCTGGAGGTTCTGGTGAGGTTTTCGCCGGACAATTTGGGGAATTATCTGTCGGATTTGTTCCACACGACTGTTGAGATCTCGGAGGAGTCGTCGCCGCCGGCGTCGCCATTGCCGTCGTCGCAAAACAAGTTAGCGAGGTGTTTTTGA
- the LOC131005868 gene encoding receptor-like protein 53 produces the protein MERYSQYFFLALLLLYTFPILANSDINTDISSLISLKSQITSNPNNILIQNWTTATSVCSWVGVTCDSRYNRVSQLNISNMGLVGTLSPEIGNLSFLVSLDMSENSFHGPIPPSIFNLSSLEILSLRNNSLSSSLPSDMCKNSLHKLKRLRISYNKMFGDIPLSLGECSDLEYVSFYDNKFGGEMPREIGNITLLQFLSIGSNDLTGNIPEEIGRLINLQTLDMSSNKFNGSLPSSFFGMPSLQYVDLASNDLSGSLSRDIGNMTSLRRIGLEFNSLTGDIPKEIGGIANFERLSMCCNKLSGSVPREIGNLTAMVGIYLHNNALSGPIPKEIGRLVNLVELQLEANHLINGSLPKEFGNITALTYLLLNDNSLSGNIPKELFLLKNLWQMNIGSNQLSGSLPGEIGNTTIEDLWLHFNNLSGPIPSTFVNQSGIGNLALQSNNLSGEIPSSICNLKSLRILYLSNNNLEGSLPNCLGKLSTSLTILHLNANKITGLIPPTIFTKGCTLQFLTLKGNKMEGTLPQTLLNCQPLQVVDIGDNEIRGAFPFWMETLPELRVLVLRSNRFNGTVLNASETEHPFPKLQVLDISYNAFYGSLPDRYFKNFQGMVDAKENKTNDRVFIELTLTLKGLELPLQRLLTTFTTIDLSSNRFSGNIPPSLGNLNSLRYLNLSHNSVTGHIPSSLGNMSVLESLDLSSNRLDGEIPSELTRLTFLAKLNLSMNNLAGQIPQSTQLSTFDNDSYVGNVGLCGLPLTKLCERNDEKPQADDDEDESSFISGFGWQAVVLGYGCGFIIGVFWGYLIIRYERPTWLVKLFFDGGNRGSV, from the exons ATGGAGAGATATTCCCAATATTTCTTTCTTGCACTCTTACTCCTATACACCTTTCCCATCCTTGCAAATAGTGATATCAACACAGATATCTCTTCCCTAATCTCCTTGAAATCTCAAATAACCTCAAACCCTAACAACATATTGATCCAAAATTGGACCACTGCAACTTCTGTTTGCAGTTGGGTCGGAGTTACTTGTGATTCACGTTACAATAGGGTTTCTCAGTTGAACATATCGAACATGGGGCTTGTCGGAACCCTATCACCGGAAATCGGAAATCTTTCTTTTCTTGTCTCTCTAGACATGAGTGAGAACTCTTTTCATGGTCCGATCCCTCCATCCATCTTCAACCTCTCGTCGTTGGAAATTTTGTCTCTTCGAAATAATAGTTTATCGAGTAGTCTACCAAGTGATATGTGCAAGAACAGTCTTCACAAACTCAAGAGGCTTCGAATTTCTTACAATAAGATGTTTGGAGACATACCGTTGAGTTTGGGGGAATGTTCGGATTTGGAGTATGTTTCGTTTTACGACAACAAGTTTGGTGGAGAGATGCCGAGAGAAATTGGGAACATCACACTGCTTCAGTTTTTGAGCATTGGTAGCAACGATTTAACTG GTAATATTCCAGAAGAGATTGGGCGGCTTATTAATTTACAAACTTTGGACATGAGTTCTAACAAGTTCAATGGCTCTTTACCTTCATCTTTTTTTGGCATGCCATCCTTACAATATGTTGACCTTGCTTCCAATGATCTAAGTGGATCATTATCAAGAGATATTGGAAACATGACATCCCTTCGCAGAATAGGACTTGAATTCAACAGCTTAACTG GTGATATTCCAAAAGAGATTGGAGGTATTGCAAATTTCGAGCGATTGAGCATGTGTTGCAATAAACTTAGTGGATCAGTTCCAAGAGAAATTGGGAACTTGACAGCCATGGTTGGCATTTATCTTCACAACAATGCTTTAAGTG GTCCTATTCCAAAAGAGATTGGTCGTCTTGTCAATTTAGTGGAGCTGCAGTTAGAAGCAAACCATCTTATCAATGGATCGTTACCAAAAGAATTTGGGAACATAACAGCCCTCACCTACTTATTGCTCAACGACAATAGTTTGAGCG GCAATATTCCAAAAGAATTATTTCTTCTTAAAAATTTATGGCAAATGAACATCGGAAGCAACCAACTTAGTGGATCATTGCCAGGAGAAATTGGTAACACAACCATTGAAGATTTGTGGCTTCACTTCAATAATTTAAGcg GTCCAATACCTTCCACCTTTGTGAATCAATCAGGGATTGGGAATCTAGCACTACAATCCAACAACTTAAGTGGAGAGATTCCTTCATCCATTTGCAACTTGAAATCCCTCAGAATCCTCTATCTATCAAACAACAATTTGGAAGGATCCCTCCCAAATTGTTTGGGAAAGTTGAGCACTTCTTTGACAATCCTTCATTTGAATGCAAACAAAATCACTGGCCTCATCCCACCCACAATATTTACCAAGGGATGCACCCTCCAATTCCTCACCCTAAAAGGTAACAAAATGGAAGGCACATTACCTCAAACCCTACTCAATTGCCAACCCTTGCAAGTTGTTGACATTGGTGATAATGAAATACGAGGCGCGTTTCCCTTTTGGATGGAAACCCTCCCCGAGCTCCGGGTCCTCGTCTTGAGGTCTAATAGGTTCAATGGTACGGTGTTGAATGCTTCAGAGACGGAGCATCCGTTTCCTAAGTTGCAAGTTTTAGATATATCTTATAACGCTTTTTATGGCTCGTTACCTGATAGATATTTCAAGAATTTTCAAGGGATGGTTGATGCTAAGGAAAATAAGACGAATGATAGAGTATTTATAGAGCTGACCCTCACTTTAAAGGGTTTGGAATTGCCACTGCAGAGATTGTTGACCACCTTTACAACTATTGACCTATCCTCGAATAGATTCTCTGGGAATATTCCGCCTTCTTTAGGGAATCTTAATTCTCTTAGATACTTGAATTTGTCTCATAATAGTGTCACGGGGCATATACCTTCGTCTCTTGGAAATATGAGCGTTCTTGAATCGTTGGACTTGTCATCAAATAGACTAGATGGGGAGATTCCGAGTGAGTTGACCAGATTGACATTTCTTGCGAAATTAAACCTTTCAATGAATAATCTTGCAGGCCAGATTCCACAATCTACTCAGTTATCCACATTTGACAACGACTCGTATGTGGG